In the genome of Rudaeicoccus suwonensis, one region contains:
- a CDS encoding putative Ig domain-containing protein — translation MHQQHRQHSLISALVVLALMVWGLAGTITTAAAATTATTITGWVTTPLTAATGYTITDPITVKTGTTYTARTVQLQRHASTTSTWSTIATGTSGSKGTATLTTTVPGTGTWSYRATVTATKTAAAATTGTRVITGTTKLAVTTKTLPAAVVGIKYSATLTATGGATPYTWTATGLPAGLALNATTGAITGTPTTPATATVTTTVKDHNGTAATTAFALTVTPAPTWHTPQNIDPSQGIPQTVSCPTSTFCAAIDEYGNALTYNGTTWTTPKKVDPNVDTDNTYPSVLSCATSSFCVDIDNAGFALTYNGNTWSAGKNVNPNQDNQILSVSCPTTTFCVAVDSDGNALTYNGTTWTTPASIDHGSGGPQSLGNSLLSVSCPTSSFCAAVDIVGNALVYNGTTWSKPTSVDPTGDGLNSVSCPTSSFCAAVDYAGNALTYNGTTWTTPKNIDPSSGFAAVSCTPSSFCVAVGGGDAVTYNGTTWTTPQKIDPTANSTSNFLESVSCPTSSFCAAVDYAGNALTYNGTTWTTPTNIDPSKGGLSSVSCPTSSFCVAVDYAGNALTYNGTTWTTPTSVDPSSDGLNSVSCPTTTFCAAVDSAGSALTYNGTTWTKPVRIDTNGFLNSVSCPTSTFCVAVDGDGYALTYNGTSWSTAIFIDPDVETGGVNPTLLYPVSCPTTTFCAAADNGGNAMTYNGTTWTKPVSIDPAGGGLYSLSCASSTLCVATDNGGNAITYNGTTWTKPKSIDPNGNGLNGVACATSTFCAAVDGDGNVFTYNGTIWHAPLSIDPNGALTSVSCPTSTFCMAVDSSGDALEYK, via the coding sequence ATGCATCAACAACACCGTCAGCACAGCCTGATCAGCGCCCTCGTCGTTCTGGCACTGATGGTGTGGGGCTTGGCCGGCACGATCACCACCGCCGCAGCCGCCACCACAGCCACCACGATCACCGGGTGGGTCACCACCCCGCTGACCGCGGCCACCGGATACACCATCACCGACCCGATCACCGTGAAAACCGGCACCACCTACACGGCACGCACCGTCCAACTACAACGCCACGCCTCCACCACGTCGACCTGGTCCACAATCGCGACCGGCACCAGCGGCAGCAAAGGCACCGCCACCCTCACCACCACCGTTCCAGGGACCGGAACCTGGTCCTACCGCGCCACCGTGACCGCCACCAAGACGGCAGCAGCAGCGACCACTGGAACCCGGGTCATCACCGGCACCACCAAACTCGCGGTCACGACGAAGACTCTGCCCGCAGCCGTCGTCGGCATCAAATACTCAGCAACCCTCACCGCCACCGGAGGCGCGACCCCCTACACCTGGACCGCGACCGGCCTACCCGCCGGCCTGGCACTCAACGCCACGACCGGGGCCATCACCGGAACCCCCACCACCCCGGCCACCGCAACCGTGACCACTACCGTCAAAGACCACAACGGAACTGCTGCAACGACAGCCTTCGCCCTCACCGTGACACCCGCACCAACCTGGCACACACCCCAAAACATCGACCCATCTCAGGGCATCCCACAGACAGTGTCCTGCCCCACCAGCACCTTCTGTGCGGCGATCGACGAGTACGGCAACGCCCTCACCTACAACGGCACCACCTGGACCACGCCCAAAAAAGTTGACCCCAACGTGGACACAGACAACACCTACCCATCGGTCCTTTCGTGTGCCACCAGCTCGTTCTGTGTCGATATTGACAATGCGGGTTTTGCTTTGACGTACAACGGGAACACCTGGTCTGCTGGCAAGAACGTCAACCCCAACCAGGACAACCAGATCCTCTCGGTGTCGTGCCCCACCACCACGTTCTGCGTCGCCGTCGACAGTGACGGGAACGCCCTGACATACAACGGGACGACCTGGACCACACCCGCCAGCATCGACCACGGCAGCGGCGGCCCGCAATCGCTCGGCAACTCCTTGCTATCAGTGTCGTGCCCCACCAGCAGCTTCTGTGCGGCTGTGGACATCGTCGGAAACGCTCTCGTCTACAACGGGACGACCTGGAGCAAGCCCACCAGTGTCGACCCCACCGGCGACGGTCTGAACTCGGTGTCCTGCCCCACCAGCAGCTTCTGCGCCGCCGTCGACTACGCCGGGAACGCCCTCACCTACAACGGCACCACCTGGACCACACCCAAGAACATCGATCCAAGTAGTGGCTTCGCCGCGGTGTCCTGCACGCCAAGTTCGTTCTGTGTCGCGGTCGGTGGTGGGGACGCTGTCACCTACAACGGCACCACCTGGACCACACCCCAAAAAATCGACCCAACGGCCAACAGCACCAGTAACTTCTTGGAATCGGTGTCCTGCCCCACCAGCAGCTTCTGCGCCGCCGTCGACTACGCCGGGAACGCCCTCACCTACAACGGCACCACCTGGACCACACCCACCAACATCGACCCTTCCAAGGGTGGCCTCTCCTCGGTGTCGTGCCCCACCAGCAGCTTCTGTGTCGCCGTCGACTACGCCGGGAACGCCCTGACCTACAACGGGACGACCTGGACCACACCCACCAGTGTCGACCCCTCCAGCGACGGTCTGAACTCGGTGTCCTGCCCCACCACCACCTTCTGCGCGGCTGTCGACAGTGCTGGGAGCGCCCTCACCTACAACGGCACCACCTGGACCAAGCCAGTCCGCATCGACACCAACGGTTTTCTGAACTCAGTGTCTTGCCCCACCAGCACATTCTGTGTCGCCGTCGACGGCGACGGATACGCCCTGACCTACAACGGAACATCGTGGTCCACAGCGATATTCATCGATCCAGACGTGGAAACCGGCGGAGTGAACCCAACACTCCTATACCCGGTGTCCTGCCCCACCACTACCTTCTGTGCCGCCGCCGACAATGGCGGCAACGCGATGACCTATAACGGCACCACCTGGACCAAGCCGGTGAGCATTGACCCCGCCGGAGGTGGCTTGTACTCGCTGTCCTGCGCCTCCAGCACGTTGTGTGTCGCGACCGACAATGGCGGCAACGCGATCACCTACAACGGCACCACCTGGACCAAGCCCAAAAGCATCGACCCCAACGGAAACGGTCTGAACGGCGTGGCATGCGCCACCAGCACGTTCTGCGCCGCCGTCGACGGCGACGGAAACGTATTCACGTACAACGGGACCATCTGGCACGCACCACTGAGCATCGACCCCAACGGGGCCTTGACTTCGGTGTCGTGCCCGACCAGCACATTCTGTATGGCTGTCGACAGCAGCGGGGATGCTCTGGAATACAAATAA
- a CDS encoding helix-turn-helix domain-containing protein: MTSEEEPVAALIARFRALAYPSRIAIMDALHAANGVVTEDELGRWVPEARRNLRTHLAALEKAGIIQRVAASDSWELQRTAPVEWTDDMVRGSSRLQRAVQEFERLLTQRRIDRMRQWAQERHHSWPSEWSDASTSTDYVLRMTVQEMEDLDARISAEIRRARDQARSREAAAEEETVFVTVSAFPLRLESS, from the coding sequence ATGACGTCTGAGGAGGAACCCGTCGCAGCGTTGATCGCGAGGTTTCGGGCGCTGGCATACCCGTCCCGGATCGCCATCATGGACGCGCTTCACGCCGCGAACGGCGTGGTCACCGAGGACGAGCTGGGCCGCTGGGTTCCTGAGGCGCGCAGGAATCTGCGCACCCACCTGGCCGCGCTCGAGAAAGCCGGCATCATCCAGAGAGTGGCGGCCAGTGATTCCTGGGAGCTGCAGCGCACCGCCCCAGTGGAATGGACCGATGACATGGTCCGGGGAAGCTCAAGACTTCAGCGAGCGGTGCAGGAGTTCGAGCGGCTGCTGACGCAGCGGCGGATAGATCGGATGCGCCAGTGGGCGCAGGAGCGACACCACTCGTGGCCGTCGGAGTGGTCGGATGCTTCGACGAGCACGGACTATGTGCTGCGGATGACCGTGCAGGAGATGGAAGATCTCGATGCTCGAATTAGTGCCGAGATTCGACGAGCCCGCGATCAGGCGCGCAGCCGGGAGGCCGCTGCCGAGGAGGAGACCGTGTTCGTCACAGTGTCGGCATTCCCGCTGAGGTTGGAGTCTTCGTGA
- a CDS encoding MFS transporter, translating into MSVPGVWGNSALRSFWASATSDALGDALYWVFLAWVAGRYHASWLLALATIPTLLALPFGGVWADRRRLVAAARLTLAARAALAAGLAVLLASHVAVVWLVLPVTLISFVDGVHQPAMNSIAAVVGSSDATTQTQIQAYLRVGSESAEIVAGPLAGILIGWFLPSTGWLFAGLSLLGWALMRRTSSIAPTPPAPASVQGSLLRQFFAGIRALSALPRLRFCLLVFCVSNFVLTPLTILAPALLAHDRGWSGWQYGCVPAGFAVGALASALLVDHFAPTLKRPLVTGISCLAGQSAAFVCLAFVNSWWLAAVVVMVGAFVGMPGADIYGGQVQAASPDDRRGQVQAIKALAINVLSPAGYLVLGVLGAWSISAAIAILAATLLIFAVFAVFAAGVIEKTHPQDLQALV; encoded by the coding sequence GTGAGCGTTCCGGGGGTATGGGGGAATAGCGCGCTTCGGAGCTTTTGGGCATCGGCCACCAGTGATGCGCTCGGGGACGCGCTGTATTGGGTCTTCTTAGCGTGGGTGGCGGGTCGGTACCACGCCAGCTGGCTGCTGGCGTTGGCAACCATCCCGACCCTTTTAGCTCTGCCTTTTGGTGGAGTGTGGGCAGATCGTCGTCGACTCGTCGCCGCCGCCCGGCTCACTCTCGCGGCTCGCGCGGCACTTGCCGCTGGCCTCGCCGTTCTGCTGGCATCCCACGTTGCGGTGGTCTGGTTGGTTTTACCCGTCACACTGATCAGCTTCGTCGATGGTGTCCACCAACCAGCTATGAACAGCATTGCAGCGGTCGTCGGTTCATCGGATGCGACCACGCAGACGCAGATCCAGGCCTACCTGCGCGTCGGCTCGGAGTCGGCCGAAATCGTTGCAGGGCCGCTCGCCGGCATCTTGATTGGCTGGTTCCTGCCGAGCACCGGCTGGCTCTTCGCCGGCCTTTCACTTCTGGGGTGGGCACTGATGCGACGCACCTCGAGCATCGCTCCCACTCCACCAGCTCCGGCCTCCGTACAAGGCTCACTGCTAAGACAGTTTTTTGCAGGAATCCGGGCTCTTAGCGCGCTGCCGCGGCTTCGCTTCTGTCTACTCGTCTTCTGCGTCTCAAACTTCGTCCTGACGCCGCTGACGATCCTGGCCCCGGCCCTGCTGGCACATGACCGCGGCTGGTCCGGGTGGCAGTACGGATGTGTCCCTGCCGGGTTCGCTGTTGGAGCACTTGCATCCGCGCTTCTGGTCGACCATTTCGCGCCGACACTCAAGCGCCCACTGGTGACCGGCATCTCGTGCCTCGCGGGCCAGTCGGCGGCGTTCGTCTGCCTCGCTTTTGTCAACTCATGGTGGCTCGCCGCCGTCGTTGTGATGGTCGGGGCATTCGTCGGCATGCCCGGCGCAGATATCTACGGCGGGCAGGTCCAGGCGGCCAGTCCGGATGACCGGCGTGGGCAGGTTCAAGCCATCAAGGCTCTCGCCATCAACGTTCTTTCCCCGGCTGGCTACCTGGTGCTCGGGGTTCTTGGAGCATGGTCGATCAGCGCCGCGATCGCCATTCTGGCCGCCACGCTACTGATCTTCGCCGTCTTCGCTGTCTTCGCCGCCGGCGTCATTGAGAAGACTCATCCGCAGGACCTCCAGGCGCTCGTCTAG
- a CDS encoding helix-turn-helix domain-containing protein, with the protein MAQSAGIPRLSEKLTWLFANVRGPRGSQPSAAELSNDLLDSYGVKVSAQYLNHLRRGYRNAPGGDVVHALAGYFGVPVEYFFDDEVERAVRQDLAALRDVARSDRGDIVAQVARLSPSALEALSHLLDDLPGSGGE; encoded by the coding sequence ATGGCACAAAGCGCTGGGATCCCTCGGCTGAGCGAAAAGCTCACATGGCTTTTCGCCAACGTCCGCGGACCGCGAGGGAGCCAGCCTTCGGCGGCCGAGCTGAGCAATGACCTGCTCGATAGCTATGGAGTCAAGGTCTCGGCCCAGTACCTGAACCACCTGCGCCGGGGTTATCGGAATGCGCCGGGAGGTGACGTCGTTCACGCCCTTGCGGGCTATTTCGGGGTGCCCGTTGAGTATTTCTTCGATGATGAGGTCGAGCGTGCTGTCCGGCAGGACCTCGCCGCGCTGAGAGACGTGGCACGCAGTGATCGCGGGGACATCGTGGCGCAAGTGGCTCGGCTGAGTCCGAGTGCTCTTGAGGCTCTCTCGCATCTGCTCGACGACCTGCCGGGATCAGGCGGCGAGTAG
- a CDS encoding NlpC/P60 family protein — protein sequence MSGGSSKVMASGVGALLALPILVVAATSGKPPVVSPISGGLRNVPAQYVALVEKAGSMCSQISPPVIAAQIDVESGWNPDARSAAGAEGIAQFMPGTWATWGKDYDGNGTPSPFDPGDAIPAQGAFMCSLAKQAQAAMNDHRIVNGSVLDNALASYNAGFGAVLSSQGVPTGIAQTDAYYKKIESLIASYTTIGGTVSGPYGQAAVEAAQQWLGLPYVFGGGTVGPPPGPTMGGFDCSGLAAAVVAKATGGRLLLEHYSTAQYETSQMTTVASYSGFGLRPLSSMAPGDVIIFNIPLSLGYDSHPWNHAGIYIGNGQMIDAPKPGAVVRVDNIASSWPYQWVARRPLAQYTATSSSSAAAAAVMPGTPAAKPAATQPVPAVEDRTTTRHGKASR from the coding sequence ATGAGCGGCGGTTCATCGAAGGTGATGGCCAGTGGCGTGGGCGCGCTGCTGGCGTTGCCGATCCTGGTCGTCGCAGCGACGTCGGGTAAACCTCCGGTTGTCTCCCCGATCAGTGGCGGCCTGCGCAATGTTCCCGCGCAGTACGTGGCGCTGGTGGAGAAGGCGGGCTCGATGTGCTCGCAGATTTCACCACCGGTGATCGCAGCACAGATCGACGTCGAAAGCGGATGGAACCCGGACGCTCGCTCCGCTGCGGGGGCTGAGGGCATCGCGCAGTTCATGCCGGGCACCTGGGCGACGTGGGGCAAGGATTACGACGGCAACGGCACGCCGTCGCCGTTTGATCCCGGTGACGCGATCCCTGCGCAGGGCGCGTTCATGTGCTCGTTGGCCAAGCAGGCCCAGGCCGCGATGAACGATCACCGGATCGTGAACGGGTCCGTGCTGGATAACGCTCTGGCCTCGTACAACGCCGGTTTCGGTGCGGTGCTGTCCTCGCAGGGTGTCCCGACCGGCATCGCGCAGACCGATGCCTATTACAAGAAGATCGAGTCGCTGATCGCGTCGTACACCACGATCGGTGGCACGGTGTCGGGCCCGTATGGGCAGGCCGCGGTCGAGGCGGCGCAGCAGTGGCTGGGTCTGCCGTATGTCTTTGGTGGTGGCACGGTCGGCCCGCCGCCGGGACCGACGATGGGCGGTTTCGACTGCTCCGGGTTGGCGGCCGCGGTGGTCGCGAAGGCCACGGGTGGCCGGCTGTTGCTGGAGCACTATTCGACCGCTCAGTACGAGACGTCACAGATGACCACGGTCGCGTCGTACTCGGGTTTTGGTCTGCGGCCGTTGTCGTCGATGGCGCCTGGTGACGTGATCATTTTCAACATCCCGCTGTCGCTCGGGTACGACTCCCACCCGTGGAATCACGCGGGGATCTACATCGGTAACGGTCAGATGATCGACGCCCCGAAGCCGGGTGCCGTGGTGCGGGTGGACAACATCGCCAGCTCCTGGCCGTACCAGTGGGTCGCCCGCCGGCCCTTGGCGCAGTACACCGCTACCTCTTCTTCCTCAGCTGCCGCGGCGGCAGTGATGCCGGGAACACCGGCAGCGAAACCTGCTGCGACACAACCGGTTCCGGCGGTCGAGGACCGGACCACTACCCGTCACGGGAAGGCATCACGATGA
- a CDS encoding DUF6668 family protein — protein MSVSIGRRHKEPPAQSPLTVHRLANAPAAPVVADEPLERDALLGSRVHVSGPASPTGWHGAAAPQGLARGPVAPGTQDLIHVVGLHGGAGTSTVTALLGERAADAGTTVPVGEHLVVLLVARTHAAGLAAIRTAGQAFTAGQLQDVRLLGLVLVDDGPRISRDHQRAIKPLLGVLPMTWRFGWHEPLRMTSTPAGTALPARVRRSMTEIRDRGISFLEPTTGPITKEAQQ, from the coding sequence ATGAGCGTGAGTATCGGACGACGTCACAAGGAACCGCCCGCGCAGAGTCCGCTGACGGTGCACCGCTTGGCCAACGCTCCTGCCGCTCCCGTGGTGGCCGATGAGCCGCTGGAGCGGGATGCGCTGCTGGGGAGCCGTGTGCATGTCAGCGGCCCGGCCAGCCCGACCGGATGGCACGGGGCGGCCGCTCCTCAAGGTCTTGCTCGCGGCCCGGTCGCGCCCGGCACCCAGGACCTGATCCACGTGGTGGGCCTGCACGGAGGCGCCGGCACGAGCACCGTGACGGCCTTGCTGGGGGAGCGGGCCGCCGATGCCGGCACCACCGTCCCGGTCGGTGAGCACCTGGTGGTGCTGCTGGTGGCCCGCACGCATGCCGCCGGCCTGGCGGCGATCCGCACTGCAGGGCAGGCCTTCACCGCCGGCCAGCTGCAGGACGTGCGACTGCTCGGCCTGGTCCTGGTCGACGACGGCCCGCGCATTAGCCGAGACCACCAGCGGGCGATCAAACCGCTGCTGGGAGTCCTGCCGATGACATGGCGGTTCGGCTGGCACGAGCCGCTGCGAATGACCAGCACCCCTGCTGGCACTGCACTTCCGGCGCGGGTGCGCCGGAGCATGACCGAGATCCGCGACCGCGGGATCTCTTTTCTGGAGCCCACCACTGGGCCGATCACGAAAGAGGCACAGCAATGA
- a CDS encoding SCO6880 family protein, with protein MSTDSMMQEPTRRTYGPLRKIGWPGVWGIPPLFLGTLALGALVGVALTVAHQWLALAVLVAVMVTGTAIMLKPSSNGQNTYERQAHKQMGRFRHLSRKDVLLQGPAGRTPDGKCRLPGLAAQMELTEWADPLGRTFAMLSVPSTKHHTIVLKCQAAGIPGLDQGVLDSMVAHWSEWLGSLGETGTIVAASAVIESAPGTHQQVEQDVLSDLDPDAPPAALDAVRQTVAMMAGAPTINTWITLTFTGEPKIQDVKPRTYSVSEMAEEISSRLPALLAGLAATGAGEGVQACAGQELVDAVRVAFDPSVASDVAEAQLHHGGTGLTWDVAGPVAHTAGEDVYAHDGAVSRTWYLFKPPRRAVVENILEPLLAPHAAVSRKRVAILYRPSTPAASAAQVDRDVRNATWSMSTRKRKTPAAQKEKRLAEQAEREEDQGATLVRMGIVVTATATTREELDIASSAVLSQLSAPRRLYLRVARGSQDVAFTASLPIGLVLPAHMLVPESLQEVM; from the coding sequence GTGAGTACGGACTCGATGATGCAGGAACCGACACGGCGGACCTACGGGCCGCTGCGCAAGATCGGGTGGCCTGGCGTGTGGGGAATACCGCCGTTGTTCCTGGGCACGTTGGCGTTGGGAGCGTTGGTGGGAGTCGCGCTCACGGTCGCCCACCAGTGGCTGGCGCTGGCCGTGCTGGTGGCCGTCATGGTCACGGGCACGGCAATCATGCTCAAACCCAGCAGCAATGGACAGAACACCTACGAGCGGCAAGCGCACAAGCAGATGGGTCGGTTCCGGCACCTGAGCCGCAAGGACGTGCTGCTGCAGGGCCCGGCCGGGCGCACCCCGGACGGCAAGTGCCGCCTGCCGGGGCTGGCGGCTCAGATGGAGCTGACGGAGTGGGCAGACCCGCTGGGCCGCACGTTCGCGATGCTGAGCGTGCCCTCGACCAAGCACCACACCATCGTGTTGAAGTGCCAGGCCGCGGGGATCCCCGGCCTGGATCAGGGCGTCCTGGATTCGATGGTGGCGCACTGGTCGGAGTGGCTGGGCTCGCTGGGGGAGACCGGCACGATCGTGGCCGCCTCGGCGGTCATCGAGTCCGCGCCGGGCACCCACCAGCAGGTCGAGCAGGACGTGCTGTCCGATCTGGATCCTGATGCGCCGCCGGCGGCGCTGGACGCGGTCCGGCAGACGGTCGCGATGATGGCCGGCGCACCGACGATCAACACGTGGATCACGCTCACTTTCACCGGTGAACCGAAGATCCAGGACGTCAAGCCCCGCACCTACTCGGTCTCGGAGATGGCGGAGGAGATCTCCTCCCGGCTGCCGGCACTGCTGGCCGGGTTGGCGGCCACGGGTGCCGGTGAGGGAGTGCAGGCGTGCGCCGGGCAGGAGCTCGTCGACGCCGTCCGGGTGGCGTTCGACCCGTCCGTTGCCTCCGACGTCGCCGAGGCGCAGCTGCACCACGGCGGCACCGGTCTGACGTGGGATGTGGCTGGTCCGGTCGCGCACACCGCAGGCGAGGACGTCTACGCCCACGACGGTGCCGTGTCGCGCACCTGGTACCTGTTCAAGCCGCCGCGGCGTGCGGTGGTGGAAAACATTCTTGAGCCGCTGCTGGCACCGCATGCAGCGGTGTCACGCAAGCGGGTCGCGATCTTGTACCGGCCCTCGACGCCGGCGGCGTCGGCGGCACAGGTGGATCGCGATGTGCGGAACGCGACCTGGTCGATGAGCACCCGCAAACGCAAGACCCCGGCCGCGCAGAAGGAGAAGCGGCTGGCCGAGCAGGCCGAGCGGGAAGAGGACCAAGGCGCGACGTTGGTTCGGATGGGCATCGTGGTGACCGCGACCGCGACCACCCGTGAAGAGCTGGACATTGCCTCCTCGGCGGTGCTGTCTCAGCTGTCAGCTCCGCGTCGGTTGTACCTGCGGGTGGCGCGAGGCTCCCAGGACGTGGCGTTCACCGCGTCGCTGCCGATCGGTCTGGTGCTGCCGGCTCACATGCTGGTGCCCGAGTCGCTGCAGGAGGTCATGTGA
- a CDS encoding type IV secretory system conjugative DNA transfer family protein, whose product MATHTRRPNKRRSPGSGNTGALILGAGVAGVLLLVAVVFGAAWVTGLGHGSVGGWVTDAGGGPRWSTTSTLVLVLVLLVVGLLVSPLAWVGWRQWRSREWTDSLAKAMHSRRDLKEITRKAANRDARRLDSAHAGVGLPLGVAVLAHQKLYGLYEWSQVWIMGTRAGKSRSVAIPQVMTHHGPVVTTSNKPDVRALTSGPRSELGRVWTQDPQGIARQPATWWWNPVSFVTSVERADKLVEVLAAARTVGDMSGLDPYFEPEGRKLASSMLLAARVGGQMMTRLPDWLTGFTPATGVPNPAELLEAAGLDMVAKDIRAWWALDQGQRDGVFGTARSFLGFLRDPRYSAWMAPTGVDDDRPQFSPEAFVRSEADTLYLLSKEGAGSARALTAGLTVAVYTAAEDLAEERGGRVPTPILFLLDEAANVCRWPELPGLYSHAGGKGIILVTILQSRVQGQNTWGVDQFEMMWSAANIAAAGRGLNDARHVADLAALIGDRQVLTSSRSIGSHGHRSTSRQNQDERIFTEADLRALPRGRAILFVSGARAILLELVDFSSYEWAWKCEASAAFFLEESGIDTLVDDGGAGTAEAGMLLPLTDEQIRQHQDGQRRVAEADPDALVVSASPAQVQLWVSELVDEQHIRVGVGRFSRRTLNPEAASPADVDDHGGEQS is encoded by the coding sequence ATGGCCACGCACACGCGCCGGCCGAACAAACGCCGCTCGCCCGGTTCCGGCAACACCGGTGCCCTGATCTTGGGCGCCGGTGTTGCCGGTGTGCTGCTGCTGGTTGCGGTGGTCTTCGGTGCCGCGTGGGTCACCGGTCTGGGTCACGGGTCGGTCGGCGGATGGGTCACCGACGCCGGAGGTGGCCCGCGCTGGTCGACGACGTCGACGCTGGTGTTGGTTCTGGTGCTGTTGGTCGTCGGGCTGCTGGTGTCGCCGTTGGCGTGGGTGGGGTGGCGGCAGTGGCGGTCACGGGAATGGACTGACTCGCTGGCGAAAGCGATGCATAGCCGCCGCGACCTAAAGGAGATCACCCGCAAAGCTGCCAACAGAGATGCTCGACGCCTGGACTCGGCGCACGCAGGGGTGGGTCTGCCGTTGGGTGTGGCGGTCCTGGCACATCAGAAGCTGTACGGGCTGTATGAGTGGTCGCAGGTGTGGATTATGGGCACGAGGGCGGGCAAGTCCCGCTCGGTCGCGATCCCGCAGGTGATGACCCACCACGGGCCGGTGGTCACCACTAGCAACAAGCCAGACGTGCGCGCGTTGACGTCCGGTCCGCGCAGCGAGCTGGGGCGGGTGTGGACTCAGGACCCGCAGGGCATCGCCCGGCAGCCGGCGACCTGGTGGTGGAACCCGGTCTCGTTCGTGACGTCGGTGGAACGGGCCGACAAGCTCGTCGAAGTGCTGGCCGCTGCACGGACTGTGGGCGATATGTCCGGGCTGGACCCCTACTTCGAGCCCGAGGGTCGCAAGCTGGCCTCCTCGATGCTGCTGGCCGCCCGAGTGGGCGGGCAGATGATGACCCGTCTGCCGGACTGGCTGACCGGGTTCACCCCCGCCACGGGCGTCCCGAATCCCGCCGAGCTGCTGGAAGCAGCCGGCCTGGACATGGTCGCCAAAGACATCCGCGCCTGGTGGGCGCTGGATCAGGGGCAGCGTGATGGTGTGTTCGGTACCGCCCGCTCGTTCCTGGGGTTCCTGCGCGACCCGCGGTACTCCGCATGGATGGCACCGACCGGCGTCGACGACGACCGGCCGCAGTTCAGCCCGGAAGCGTTCGTGCGATCCGAGGCCGACACCCTGTACCTGCTGTCGAAAGAGGGCGCCGGGTCGGCTCGGGCGCTGACCGCGGGCCTGACCGTCGCGGTCTACACCGCGGCGGAGGACCTGGCCGAAGAACGCGGCGGCCGCGTCCCGACCCCGATTCTGTTCCTGCTGGATGAGGCAGCCAACGTCTGCCGTTGGCCTGAGCTGCCGGGCCTCTACAGCCACGCGGGCGGCAAGGGCATCATCCTGGTCACCATCCTGCAGTCCCGAGTCCAAGGCCAAAACACTTGGGGCGTCGACCAATTCGAGATGATGTGGTCCGCCGCGAACATCGCAGCCGCCGGCCGCGGCCTCAACGACGCACGGCACGTTGCTGACTTGGCTGCGCTCATCGGTGACCGCCAAGTCTTGACGTCCTCGCGCTCGATCGGCAGCCACGGCCACCGCTCGACGTCCCGTCAGAATCAGGATGAGCGGATCTTCACCGAGGCCGACCTGCGCGCTCTGCCGCGTGGTCGGGCGATCCTGTTTGTCTCCGGTGCGCGCGCCATTCTGCTCGAACTGGTCGACTTCTCCAGCTACGAATGGGCCTGGAAATGCGAGGCGTCCGCCGCGTTCTTCTTGGAAGAGTCCGGCATCGACACCCTCGTCGACGATGGCGGTGCAGGTACCGCAGAGGCCGGGATGCTGCTGCCGCTGACGGATGAACAGATCCGTCAGCACCAAGACGGTCAGCGGCGGGTCGCCGAGGCGGACCCGGATGCGTTGGTGGTGTCGGCCAGTCCCGCGCAGGTGCAGCTATGGGTGAGTGAGCTGGTCGACGAGCAGCACATTCGCGTCGGGGTGGGCCGGTTCTCTCGCCGCACCCTGAACCCGGAGGCTGCTTCACCGGCCGACGTCGACGACCACGGGGGAGAGCAGTCATGA